A genomic region of Desulfonatronovibrio hydrogenovorans DSM 9292 contains the following coding sequences:
- a CDS encoding polysaccharide biosynthesis/export family protein has product MKARLREVSGILFILFISAILAGPVHSGQENEYYIIGKGDVLDIIVWKEPELSSQVKVRVDGRISMPLVDDILAAGMTPVELKQELTGHLSEFIEGPEVTVIVQNQISKSYYVLGEVAQQGEFPIEKDITLLQALAKSQGLTEWASKRNIFILRQTDDGEERISIDYREIIRGNDPAQNIRIMPGDTLVVPY; this is encoded by the coding sequence ATGAAGGCCAGGTTAAGAGAAGTTTCCGGTATTTTGTTTATTTTGTTTATTTCTGCCATCCTTGCCGGTCCTGTTCATTCGGGGCAGGAGAACGAATACTATATAATTGGTAAAGGTGATGTTCTGGATATTATCGTCTGGAAAGAGCCGGAACTGAGCAGTCAGGTCAAGGTCAGGGTGGATGGAAGGATCAGCATGCCCCTGGTCGATGACATACTGGCAGCTGGAATGACTCCGGTTGAATTGAAGCAAGAACTGACCGGACACTTGTCTGAATTTATCGAGGGACCTGAAGTGACTGTAATCGTTCAGAATCAGATCAGCAAATCATACTATGTCCTGGGCGAGGTAGCCCAGCAGGGGGAGTTCCCCATAGAGAAGGATATAACCCTGCTGCAGGCCCTGGCCAAATCCCAGGGACTCACTGAGTGGGCAAGCAAGAGAAACATTTTTATTCTCAGACAAACAGATGATGGGGAAGAAAGGATCAGCATTGACTACAGGGAAATAATCAGAGGCAATGATCCTGCTCAGAATATTCGAATCATGCCCGGTGATACTTTGGTGGTACCATATTAG
- a CDS encoding outer membrane beta-barrel protein, which produces MQKRFVVPALVMLMAFFSQPVSAGALWTITPDANIQQQYNDNIFQARNDRRSDWITVIGAGLSLEALGKSQGMAMSYRPSYSMYHKYDEFDTLRHRADLEMWKNIQENLRVSFHNTLDRREQPYDPDDPDLEYEAGFFDEDDVRRSRKPRTINTARARMDYRFGPRDSAYVQYGLRNEWNDNVGEEDSAIHSPSAGVTYWFSRLYGVETAMGYDYGRYDESENRQNWDGRVRLMRNFTRFLDGYIQYRHSHIRYSGDRPGYSVYEPSLGVSYRFSQDGHMRVGLAYNFRDREGRSTDESFVLDADINQTWARKRSSFTLRGNSGYAENFRGTDNEGFTIFYHGSAVYSYALRKDLTWNVSGGYRRNMYKDRDPERRDNIYNLGTGISYMWTRQWSLGLDYDYRNVNSNIKAEEYYENRATLTLNWRPQPKRLN; this is translated from the coding sequence ATGCAAAAACGATTTGTTGTTCCGGCATTGGTAATGTTGATGGCGTTTTTTTCTCAACCGGTTTCTGCCGGAGCTTTGTGGACCATCACTCCTGATGCCAATATCCAGCAGCAGTACAATGACAATATTTTTCAAGCCAGAAATGATCGAAGAAGCGACTGGATCACTGTAATCGGAGCCGGACTCAGCCTTGAAGCTCTGGGAAAGAGTCAGGGCATGGCCATGAGTTATCGACCCAGCTACTCCATGTATCACAAGTATGACGAATTTGATACCCTTCGACACAGAGCTGACCTTGAAATGTGGAAGAATATCCAGGAGAACCTGCGTGTTTCATTTCATAATACCCTTGATCGCAGGGAGCAGCCTTATGATCCGGATGATCCGGACCTGGAATATGAGGCTGGTTTTTTTGATGAGGATGATGTGCGCAGGAGCAGAAAGCCAAGAACCATAAACACGGCCAGAGCCAGGATGGATTACCGGTTCGGGCCCAGGGATTCGGCCTATGTTCAGTACGGATTGCGCAATGAATGGAATGATAACGTCGGGGAAGAGGACAGTGCTATTCATTCTCCTTCAGCCGGAGTCACCTACTGGTTCAGCAGGCTCTACGGGGTTGAAACAGCGATGGGCTACGACTATGGCCGATATGATGAGTCTGAAAACAGGCAGAACTGGGATGGCAGAGTCAGATTGATGCGCAATTTTACCAGGTTTCTGGACGGTTATATCCAGTATCGGCACAGCCATATACGCTATAGTGGAGACAGACCCGGATACAGTGTTTATGAGCCGTCTTTGGGCGTTTCCTACAGGTTTTCCCAGGACGGACACATGAGGGTTGGACTGGCTTACAACTTCAGGGACAGGGAAGGCAGGAGCACTGATGAGAGCTTTGTGCTTGACGCTGATATCAACCAGACCTGGGCCAGGAAGAGATCAAGTTTTACTCTCAGGGGAAACAGTGGTTATGCTGAAAATTTTCGGGGGACAGATAACGAAGGGTTTACCATATTTTACCATGGGTCTGCTGTTTATTCCTATGCCTTGAGAAAGGATCTGACCTGGAATGTTTCCGGTGGTTATCGTCGCAACATGTATAAGGACAGGGATCCCGAGCGCAGAGACAATATCTACAACCTGGGGACCGGGATCAGTTACATGTGGACCAGGCAGTGGAGCCTGGGACTGGATTATGATTATCGTAACGTAAATTCAAACATCAAAGCTGAAGAATATTACGAGAATCGAGCCACCCTGACCCTGAACTGGAGACCGCAACCCAAAAGGTTGAACTAG